Below is a window of Brassica napus cultivar Da-Ae chromosome A5, Da-Ae, whole genome shotgun sequence DNA.
TTATCCTATGAGGGCCCCTCTGGGGTGGTCCTACATACCTCCTGGGCTCCCTCTCCATAAAGAAAATAATGTAAGTTTGAAGCATTTTTATTTCACATCTTTATATCCACCCTCAACAAAAACTAGAATGGTATATCACCGTAACGTAATCGTATTAATGAATCTGGTAGTTCTAATCAGTtgttcattattattattttctttgacTGAATCTTTATGATTAGCCTTTATATTTTAAGAGGGGGAATCCTTATCATATGTCAACAAATGATGATACGTCTTCCAAACAAGATGATGAATCAtgtgaggaagaggaagaggaagaggaggagactAACTTGGAGACCTTGGAGACGAGCTATAGGCATAGCCCTAGTGAGTACCAACATCGTAATGAAGAAGACACCGTAAGTTTGAATCAGTTCTTCACATCTATTTATATCTATGCTTACAAGAACTAGGGGAATTCATTAATTCTAATAACTTGCTAGTTTGGTTTATTTTCTTTGATTGAATCTTTATGGTTGTATCAGGATTCGAGAATTCGTTGTAAGCAGTTAAGGAGGGCGAGAGATGGTTATGAGCTGTTAAAGAATGATGACACGTCTTCCGAAGATGAGGATTCATGGAATGAAGATGACGTCAAGGAATATTGGAGGCAGAAGTATAGATTCATGAGCGATGCAACTAACATATCACATGATGATGatattgatgatgatgacttgTCGGACAAGTTACAAGGATTTGTGGATGTGAAGGAAGAGGAGATTGAGAATAAAACGGAATGTGGCGAGGTCGAGACCCTTACCACAGAATGTGATTGGGTTTTTGTGACGAGGGATTAGGTCTTTGATTTTTTGGCATATTTTGTGTCTCGTCTGAATTCGAgtgtttatactttatatcggCTTTTAtggggtttttttttcttgcggTACGAGTTagattttgttagttttttgGAATGTTTAATTCGCAATTCCTATACCCTTATCAACTATTATCTTTTATTCTTACCAAATGCTGTGTTTTATAATTATCATCATTACTTTTTCTTTGCTGAACTTGTTTTTCATAAAACCAGAAATtttgaagtgttttttttttctgttaactAAATTTGATGcattatattataaagataACAAAAGTTAAAACTGTTAAACAAAATAACTGATAACATATGAGAAGATAATAAAAGTTTCAGCtaataaatttgttatatctgaTTACAATcacaagaaaagagaaagattaAGATGATTGATCATGTGTCAAAAGCTATTTCTAGGAGTATTAAGGCTGAAGGAGTATTATGTGATTCAATGAGGCTAGAAGTAGGTACTTCGATGATTGTTTCAGTCACAAAATCGTTCACAACAAGTGAGAAACTTGGTTTTTACATAATTATGCTGATTAATTAAGAAATAGATGCATCTTGATTATGTATGGAAGCCTTGGCTAAAGCTTTAGCGAACTAGTCCTTCTCTCAGTCTTACTATATCAGTATACCCCTGCCACTCTCTAATGCTTTTTTTTATCACTCTCTAATGCAGGTCTGCAAACTTCCTGTAAGTGTATAGCCTCACAAAAGTCATACTTCTTGTTGCccttaattttaatatgttttaacaaaaaaaatttagcaTCACTGATACCAATCCACAATATATATCCGGGGTATATATAATATCcttatttttcacttaaatttaaattgattaaacaAATAGATTTAAGTACACATTAAagatatcttttttattttatttacgtgTTAATATCGATGTTTAATAAATCGGTAAacggtaattaaatattttgtaaataactaacaACTAGACATATTATTCGGGGTCTGGACAAGGTTTAGATGTTAAcaaattatagattttttatatatagtttacatttacattaaatattttagtttttgggtttagttaTAACATAATTCtaatgaattattaaaattgtatatataaaaataaactagacAAATATTTCGAGTTATACTAacattacttttaaatttaactaatttagatttatttatatctatttaaattaatttaaaacagtttaaactgaattaaaattttggatcctATCTGCCgtttaaaccaaaattttaaaacattggTTGGTATTATGGACTTAAGGAGTTACTGCCAATTGCGAAAGAAGAAAATATCTTTTCgctattgaaaaaaaattcgagaaaagaaggaaaagggtaaagagagagaaatGCTTCATTCTGTTTCAGTTCGGTAATGGCGGAGATATGCTTTTTTGGAGGTCTGGTCCATTATAAAGCTCCTTCTCCTTCGTCTCTTCATTATCCTTCTCTCTTCCGCTGCAAACCCCATCACTATTCTCTCATGTCCGCCTCCATCTCAGCCGAATGCcactcctcctcttccaccgtgGACCCACCTTCTCTCCTCGTCTTCTCAGGTGATCCCACCTTCTTCCCTCTCTTCCTAGCTTCGTGGGTTTCcttaaagtttcgatttttattaGTCTCTTACTGTGAAAGATCGTCACTTGTTGGATTAGATCTTGACCAATTAACGATAATTTAGACAGCGTTCTTGAAACAGGACATTTATTTGTTATGTTCTCTGCTGATTATCTCTGTAGAGCTTGCTTCATTTTCCGACATATTAAAAACCTTACGTTGAAGATAGCTTAAAAAACGTTATATTTGTTGTGTTGAAGGCGGCACTGGATTCAACGGTGTGGTGGAAGAGTTGAAGAAGATAACAACCAGAGTGGCTCATGTTCTTCCTGTCTCTGATGATGGAGGAAGTACTGCTGAGATTGTTCGTGTTCTCGGTAAGGTTCCACCACTACACAACAGTGTATAAGACCAAGCTTTTGTGTGTTTTAGCTTCTTTGTCAAGAATAATGTAAACATGTATCTGCTGTTACTATAGGCGGACCAGCGGTTGGTGACATACGTTCAAGATGTTTGAGGCTGTCTGATGAAAGTACTTCAGAGGCACTTGCTGTTAGGAGGTTGCTCGGTCATCGATTACCTATTGATGCGCATAATGCCAAGAAAGATTGGTACTTTATCCATTGACTCTCTTTCTCTAAGCCTCACGTTACAGTCAAGCATCTCTTCTATGTACAAAGAAGTCCTATGAACTTCTCATTTTATTTGAAAAGCTCTTGATAGTTACTATGGTGAAAGGTATTATTGTGCTGAGTTAGAACTTTGACAGGTACGATATAGTGGAAGGTAACCATTCTCTATGGGATGGTGTATCAAGACCCTACAGAGAAACAATCCGAGctttcttaatttattttcagaATGAGGTATAATGTTAACTGATGCTGTTTTGTTTCATGTACATTTTTCTTACTTGACATGTTACTTACTACACAGATTCTAAGAAGACCCAATGATTCATTTTGCTTCGCTAATGGAAGGTACTGAAGAGATCTTATTCTCACACTTCATGTCTGTATTGTTAAGTAACTCACTTtgaaattgtattattttttgttgtagcATTGGGAACTTCTTCTTTGCAGGAGCAAGGATCTTTTTCCAGTCTTTAGACGCTGCCATCTTTCTCTTTTCACGTGTTTCAGAGATTCCTTGCGACAGTCTGGTCCTCCCAGTCATATCAACCAATGATAGGCTCACTCTAGGATGTGAATTACAGGTAATCAAAGCTTGCTTCATCTCTATTTTCAACTCCAACAAGACTCAGGTGTTAAACTTGACTGCAAACTTACTTTTAATTTGTAGGATGGGACTATAATACGCGGACAGAATGAGATCTCTCACCCAACCAATGGGACTATACAGACCGTTGACAAGGTCTATTACTATAACATTGTTACATTGAACTCTTTACATTTGCTTACATATGACTCTTTTCTATGTTTTCTAGTAGAGACATTCTTCAACTCTTCCATCAAAGATAAAGAGAGTGTTTTACATGTCAAGCGAAGGTAATAATCTCCTTCATGAGGTCTTCCCACCAGTTAACCCAACTGTCTTGGACCAGTTGAGAAGCGTGGACTGTATAGTTTACGCTATGGGGTCTCTGTTCACTTCCATTTGCCCATCACTGGTAAAGAAACCTGCAAGTGAACTTTTTGTGCAGCAAAGGTAGAGTTTTTAAATGACATGAGTCTCTTGTTCTGTTTCCTTCAGGTTCTGCTTGGTGTTGGGGAGATTATCTCTTCAAGGTCATGTCGTAAGGTGCTTCTGTTGAACGGTAGCCAAGACCGAGAGACAAGCGGCTTTACTGCTTCTTGCTTTGTGACTGCTATTGCTGACGCTCTCAACAGAACTCATGGAGATCCTAATATCCGTCTCAAGAATCCAGTGAGTGATTCTGCTGCTATATCAACACTCTCTTGTTGTCTTTTTTGTCTGACTTCTGTGTGTGTGCAGCCTGGATATTACATCAACACTCTCTTGGTGCCAAAAGATGGAGACATAGCTGTAGATTTCAAGCAATTGTCTGAACAAGGAATCAGTGATGTTGTTAGTATCTCTCCCACTTTCACTTGTTTCCATGTTTATGTGCGCAACAAACACTTATTGGTGCTTTCGTTCTGTTTGTTGCAGAGAGTTGTGGAGAGTGTTCGTGACCCAAAGCACGGTGTCTTGTTCAACCCGAGCTCACTGATAAACACACTAGCCAGTTTGGTGGAGTAAATAGTGATTTCTTTAGGCCAGAGCtggtttttcttttgcttccgAGATGATTATATTCATAAACGgaacaatgatttttttttcagttttttatttgattctttGCGGACTGATTTAAAAGTAAATGAAAGTCTCTTTCTTTGGAAACTGAATCATCTTTTGCAGTGTTTGTTCGACAAGGTGACCATGGGACATATACATGTATGAACGAGGATACATGATTGTAGTAGACAGACAATCAATGGCTATAGATGGTGGTTAGAAATGTATGattgtattttgaaaatgtCACATTAGTGCTAAAAGGCTTTCTTAATTCTTATGAATAAAGCATATGCATCTCTGTACTTCACTTGTTTCCAAATATATGTGCACAACAAACAGTGAATGGTCTTAAGGGGAAGATAAGTTCTTTTTGCATTAGATACTCGTTTCAAGTGGCTCTCTATTCATTATGGAGGGTGAGGAATAGCATAGGACATGGGGAGAAGCCTAAGTCTATTTCAATAATGAAGAAGCTTGTTGACAAAGAAGTAAACAACAAGCTTAGTTTACTAAGTAGACAAAGAAGGAAGGGAATGGAATGGAGCTTACAATATTGGTTTAGAACTAGAGTGTACGTAGTTCTTTGATAGAAACCATGATTAAAGAGTAGTAAAGTTTTGATAATGTCTATATTTGATGTAAAAAGactttttttatgaataaaatttaatattcattcaaaaaaaatactGCTTTCACTCACTTTCATTTTTTGTCGGACTGACATAAAAGGTTATGAATGGtataatatattgataaattcACAACTTATGAGGGACAAAAGTGAAACTTGAAAGGAAAAACcaatttcttgttttttttatattggtaACTAGAGGAGTATCAGCCCTTCGCacataatattgttttattgttgttaaaagtatgatttttttagataatgtaattatgtggtcacttttatttgttaagaacaTTATTTGCtatttttattgtgttatgtagtagtagtagtgatatgttaatatattttgtctttgttttttcaataatgtgttTTGTGTGTATAATACTTGTTAGAGCATCTCTAATGTaaaattccattttttcttccaaaatggagtaaaattgCTTTAATCCTACTCCATTTCTCATTCtataatggagtgatgaaccaaaaaaaaataaattgctccatttatggagtaaatttcattatggagtgagatatgaaGTTGAGTTGGAACATTCCTAActccatattcacttttactccattttagaggaaaaaatggaatGGAGATGGAGATGCCCTTAGTACTGAAGTGAGCCTCTAATGTAAAAATagattgaatttcaataactttgcatttatGCATTTGCTGATTCTAAAATTAACGGTTTCAGCTTCAAaattgtctttttatttttttcatattttttcatattataacttttaagatattttttgcCTTCTTCCCATATTTTGATATTGAGCCGTCAacatctatgtattttgtttatcTTTCTGGTATGCGGTGTTTCTCACCATCACCTAAAAAGACTCACCTCGTGCTCTTGTTCTTTATCGCCTTCTTCACCTTGAGATTTCTGCTATTTGTCGTAGATCGGATTTAGGAGTTTCCAATTGTGCGGTTGTTTCTCGCGTCGTTTAGGCTGTTTCATTCAATATTGGTCCCTCCTATTTTTccttagatttcagctgatgttaggaaTTATATCTCCTTGGGTTAGATCAGAATTTTTAGTTGTCTTTTGATGTTGTCTTTCTCGTTgttggcttaccgtcaatagtcCTTGCTCGTCTTGGTTTTTAAGATCTAGTTTTTGATgatttgatttatgtgctttttttcatagctcgaggacggcACAGTGTATATTGCTGATTTGTTGGTGCTTGATAAAGCTTATTTGTGTTTTGGGGATTACTTTGTTTCAGATTtgttctttttatcttttttatttatgtttgttaTGGCCAAGACACTCTATGGTACGGTAAGGTAAGTTAGTCTTCGGTCTTGATCTCTTTTCAGCTCCAAAACTTTATTGAGTTAGTATTActatgatattttgtttttttcagttgTTGAGATTTTAAGTtaaaatttggttattttgtgattttaatagtttaataaaaataaaatatagtttgtaaatgaaataatagaaaatagtaaaagtaataaaataatgaaagttTATGATACTTTcagttgtgaataaattaaacatttaaaatatatttatattattttacttatttcttgaattttagtgaccaataaaataaattttcaaattacgATGAATGTTAGTATGAGAAAGATTAGATAGtgcataattaaaaaatgatggACTAAATTggaataacataaaaaaaagatctaaaatacaaaaaaatgagGACATATGTCGAAAAATCccccaaagaaaaaaatcaactttatatatatatagatggcCAAATAGAAACTTATTCATTTCTTTATTGTCAGTTAGTTCTTATGCAATAatttttgccgtttgaatacgTGACTCTTATAAGCCAAGTTGAGAGACACAAGTATAACAGATATAAATCTGTAGGACGAATATGACGTATCCATTGGAGCCCATGCTCCGTTGTTCCTCCATTCAGTGATTGcacaatataatatatttgtctATGACAATTTGTTTTGGTTGCGGATATGACAAACAAATCAACTTTCTAACAgaatttattacaaaaattatgtAAAGTACACGCCACAAAAGAAAATGTATTgtactttcttgtttttttttttttgaactgaggCTAATACTTTCTTGTTTTTAACATAAACTAttctatttttgaccaaaaacatataatacactCTAGAGGATCCTAACAAAAGAATATTGCTTGGTGAGATCTCGTGAAATACAATTGGACCCAGGCCAAGAATTGTGTTCTGATAGTAAAAAGGAAAGTGATATTAAGTTTTTAGCTGCATTGGTTTCGTTAAAAgagattatataaatttttttatataattatgtttagAATTTTGGAGTGAAACATAAATACGATTATGGACAGTATCTTATCTattttgtacatatatatttgcatgcCATTCATTAGTCCAAGTTATATAACatgataaataatatattttttcaaaacataatCCATAATTTTGGGGAATTTTTCTCCAAGTACAAGCGAAAGCGAGAACTCCAAGTGGGAAAGAAGATCTCCCTATAATATTACTCACGGCGCAACGCGCAAGTAATGCAAAGTATTAACATCACCCTCAAATGGATTCAAGTCAACTTGCATTTGCTTACATATGATTGGATCTCACTGTTTAATCCTAAATCTATAAATACTCTTCCTTCCATCCTCACTTCTTCACCACAATACAACACCAATAATCAtaagcaacaacaaaaaaaaatacaactcTTCCTTCTATTTTCTCCATCCTCAAAAAGCAAAATGACATCGATCATGTTCTTGCTCACGGCTTTGACTATTCTTTTCATGAGTTTCAGAATTACTCAAGCGACGTCTCGAACCATAACCTTCCACAAGCCGTCGATGGTTGATAAACATGAGCAATGGATGGCTAGATTTTCTCGCGTTTACCGTGATGACCTCGAGAAACAGATGAGACACGATGTGTTTAAAAGGAATTTAAAGTTTATTGAAGACTTCAACGAACGAGAGAACAAAGGCTACAAGCTTGGTGTCAATGAATTCGCAGACTGGACCAACGAGGAGTTCCTAGCAACGCACACCGGGCTAAAGAATATAACTAGAACTTCCCCATCCATGGTGGAAGATAAAACGATGTCGTCTAGGTCTTGGAACGTCAGTGACGTGGTGAGCGGGAGCAAAGACTGGAGGAGTGAAGGAGCTGTCACTCCTGTCAAGTACCAAGGCCAATGCGGTaatgaatattttcaaaaattatacatataacTAAAACatggtttagaaaatatattataaattaaaacaatgcaaGATATTGCCCCCAATATATTATAACTTGAGTTCCAAGTTAAGTTAGGGCTTAAGTGAATAGGTTCGTCCCTTCTATGAGAGCATCCATTTAATCAGAAATCTATCTATGTACAGGATGTTGCTGGGCGTTTTCGGCTGTAGCAGCAGTGGAAGGTGTGACTAAGATAGCCAGCGGGAATCTTGTATCTTTGTCCGAACAACAGCTTCTAGATTGCGACAGAGAGTACGACCAAGGCTGCAACGGTGGGATAATGTCGGATGCTTTCAACTATATAATCCAAAACCAAGGCATTGCTTCGGAGGAGTCTTACTCTTACCAAGGATCAGACGAGAGATGCCGGTCCAATGCAAGACCCGCTGCACGGATCAGCAGTTTCCAATCAGTCCCTAGCAACAACGAGCGAGCCTTGCTTGAAGCCGTGTCGAGGCAACCTGTCTCTATCTCGATGGACGCAAGTGGGGACGGGTTCATGCACTATTCAGGGGGAGTATACGACGGGCCTTGTGGGACCAGCTCGAATCACGCGGTTACATTTGTTGGGTATGGGATGACCCAGGACGGGACGAAATACTGGCTGGCGAAGAACTCTTGGGGGGAAACTTGGGGAGAAAATGGTTACATTAGGATCCGTAGAGACGTGGCTTGGCCTCAGGGCATGTGTGGTGTAGCCCAATATGCTTTTTATCCCGTTGCGTAAGCGtctgtttttatataatttatacataCCCTACAATTCAAATGGAAAGTACGTCTACGGTCTATCAAAGTGATATATTATAATAGTGTCTTCATTACTTGATTAAATATTGGTGGCGATGCGGTTTACGTCTACATCGCATATTTTTTGAGCCACATAATTGTAATGTATTCTGTATCGTTCTGTACCTTGCATGGCGTTGATGTAACtgataatgtatttatttatgaaaaagtgACGTTTAAATAAagttattattgtttttgtgcacaaaaaaaaagaagttattgTTTAATCGTTTATATCATGCAAGGATGGGAATGTGATTTATCTTGATTAACTAAGATAACATGCTCACATTATACATATAGGGGTggagaatgttggataagcttCAAGAGAAAGCTTAGGAAACAAGTTATTCATAAAAAGGAAAGATGAATAACAAAACCTATTAAATTTAGGATTaagataaagataaaataaGATTCCTAGATCATGATGTAATAGGACAAGTTAAGGGTTTTCTATTATCTATATATAGAGATCAAATTGTAAAATGATCTcacaagaaaagaagaagaaagttaaGAAAGATTAATAAGACAAAGCAAGAGTTTTATTAAGTTTGTGTTCATACGATCATACCAAGTTCAGATTCTGTGACTTTATTTAGTATCAGAGCCTGAGTTAATCAAATCATGAGTGATTCAGAATCAAAACCAGCTATGAAGATAAACGCGCTACCTCCCTCTGTCAAAACAACAATGCTCACAGCAACGAACTATGCTGTCTGGTCTTTAAGAATGAAGGTTCTATTTAGGTTTCATGAGGTATGGGAAACCATTGATCCAGGATCAAAGGACCAAAAGAAGAATGACCTAGCTACGATTCTCTTGTTTCAAGGAATTCCAGAGAACTTAATCCTACAAGTTGGTGAGCAAGACTCTCCTAAAGGTATGTGGGAAGCATTGAAAGCAATGAATATTGGAGCTGATCGAGTAATAGAAGCACGCCTGCACACACTGATGATTGAGTTCGATCATCTGAGAATGAAAGATACTGATTCGATAGATACGTTCTCAG
It encodes the following:
- the LOC106423061 gene encoding ervatamin-B, which encodes MQSINITLKWIQVNLHLLTYDWISLFNPKSINTLPSILTSSPQYNTNNHKQQQKKIQLFLLFSPSSKSKMTSIMFLLTALTILFMSFRITQATSRTITFHKPSMVDKHEQWMARFSRVYRDDLEKQMRHDVFKRNLKFIEDFNERENKGYKLGVNEFADWTNEEFLATHTGLKNITRTSPSMVEDKTMSSRSWNVSDVVSGSKDWRSEGAVTPVKYQGQCGCCWAFSAVAAVEGVTKIASGNLVSLSEQQLLDCDREYDQGCNGGIMSDAFNYIIQNQGIASEESYSYQGSDERCRSNARPAARISSFQSVPSNNERALLEAVSRQPVSISMDASGDGFMHYSGGVYDGPCGTSSNHAVTFVGYGMTQDGTKYWLAKNSWGETWGENGYIRIRRDVAWPQGMCGVAQYAFYPVA
- the LOC111215579 gene encoding uncharacterized protein YNL011C-like isoform X1 is translated as MAEICFFGGLVHYKAPSPSSLHYPSLFRCKPHHYSLMSASISAECHSSSSTVDPPSLLVFSGGTGFNGVVEELKKITTRVAHVLPVSDDGGSTAEIVRVLGGPAVGDIRSRCLRLSDESTSEALAVRRLLGHRLPIDAHNAKKDWYDIVEGNHSLWDGVSRPYRETIRAFLIYFQNEILRRPNDSFCFANGSIGNFFFAGARIFFQSLDAAIFLFSRVSEIPCDSLVLPVISTNDRLTLGCELQDGTIIRGQNEISHPTNGTIQTVDKRHSSTLPSKIKRVFYMSSEGNNLLHEVFPPVNPTVLDQLRSVDCIVYAMGSLFTSICPSLVLLGVGEIISSRSCRKVLLLNGSQDRETSGFTASCFVTAIADALNRTHGDPNIRLKNPVSDSAAISTLSCCLFCLTSVCVQPGYYINTLLVPKDGDIAVDFKQLSEQGISDVRVVESVRDPKHGVLFNPSSLINTLASLVE
- the LOC111215579 gene encoding uncharacterized protein YNL011C-like isoform X2, which codes for MAEICFFGGLVHYKAPSPSSLHYPSLFRCKPHHYSLMSASISAECHSSSSTVDPPSLLVFSGGTGFNGVVEELKKITTRVAHVLPVSDDGGSTAEIVRVLGGPAVGDIRSRCLRLSDESTSEALAVRRLLGHRLPIDAHNAKKDWYDIVEGNHSLWDGVSRPYRETIRAFLIYFQNEILRRPNDSFCFANGSIGNFFFAGARIFFQSLDAAIFLFSRVSEIPCDSLVLPVISTNDRLTLGCELQDGTIIRGQNEISHPTNGTIQTVDKRHSSTLPSKIKRVFYMSSEGNNLLHEVFPPVNPTVLDQLRSVDCIVYAMGSLFTSICPSLVLLGVGEIISSRSCRKVLLLNGSQDRETSGFTASCFVTAIADALNRTHGDPNIRLKNPPGYYINTLLVPKDGDIAVDFKQLSEQGISDVRVVESVRDPKHGVLFNPSSLINTLASLVE